In Schistocerca piceifrons isolate TAMUIC-IGC-003096 chromosome 9, iqSchPice1.1, whole genome shotgun sequence, the following proteins share a genomic window:
- the LOC124716980 gene encoding uncharacterized protein LOC124716980: MAVLNQCCCGCSLKTGTIIIAVLYVIASLVQIATTANSLHTHQYVDEDLNYAIDNFNSLVHTDIEKQLRDTAEKLDNDFGLKGSDGSLTRTVNKALPYKTKVTKTQLIVTLVFAIIQAICGILLLFGAIQEKAGMLLPWVVVETLVVIASTVVGIITCIALIAVAETATAGFIAVVFVILYVLLSVYFLLVVYSYYQTLRENPRRYV, encoded by the exons ATGGCAGTTCTCAACCAGTGTTGCTGTGGGTGCTCCCTGAAGACGGGCACCATCATCATTGCTGTCTTGTATGTG ATTGCGAGCCTCGTGCAGATTGCAACAACAGCGAACAGTTTGCACACCCATCAGTATGTTGATGAAGATCTAAATTATGCCATAGATAACTTTAACAGCCTTGTACATACAGATATTGAGAAACAACTTAGAGATACAGCTGAGAAATTAGACAACGATTTTGGACTGAAGGGCAGTGATGGCAGTTTGACCAGGACAGTGAATAAAGCGCTACCCTACAAGACTAAAG TTACTAAGACGCAGCTAATTGTAACACTCGTGTTTGCTATTATCCAGGCTATCTGTGGCATACTTCTCCTCTTCGGAGCCATTCAG gAAAAGGCTGGCATGCTACTTCCATGGGTGGTTGTGGAAACCCTGGTGGTCATAGCATCAACTGTCGTAGGCATTATCACATGCATTGCTCTCATCGCGGTGGCTGAAACTGCTACTGCTGGCTTTATTGCAGTTGTTTTTGTCATCCTCTATGTGT TGCTCAGTGTGTACTTCCTGCTGGTTGTGTACAGCTACTACCAGACCCTCCGTGAGAACCCACGCCGATACGTTTGA